The DNA segment CCACCATTTTTGCAGCACTTGGGTGTCAGGTCGTGTCCCTAGCTGTAGCACAGCCCAAGCGAGGGCTGGTTTTCTACTCGGACAGCAGCTACCTGGCTGTCACCCTCCCACCACACATCCTTACCTCAAAATGCATCTTTGCTCTCAACAGCTCCTTGTAGAGCTCAGGGTCCTCCAGGACATGGTAGCCATGGCCAATGCGCTCAGCCTTCAGGAGATAAACTGCCTAGACAACACGGGAAAACCACGTACAGCCTCTGAGCACCAGCTTACCtcactcctgcctgcccagagATCCCTGCCCACCACAGGTACAGCCCACACCACTGAGTCAGCTCCAGGGAAATCCTTCTTTGAGCCGTCGGGGCCACATCTCTGCCTGGGTCCCCAGTTTGCTCTGCTATGAATACGGAGAGGActtgggctcctctctccccggtGCAGGGGATGCAGGGGCAATTCCCACCCCTGCCCTTCTCTTTGCCCTGAGCCAGGAGCTCCTCGTACCTCCTTGATCATGGCAGGCGGGCCAGCCTCCCCAGCATGGACGGTGCGATGAATCCCACATCTTTCAGCTTCCTGCAAAGCAAGAGAGGACACACTCCTGTCCCATCACCCGCAGCAAGGTCAGCAAACCCCTGGGCTGGCACCGCTCTCGGGGGCACAGCAAGCAACAGGGCTCTGTGCAGAGAGCCCCCAAATCACGAGCCCTGTGCCCCGAGACGTGCATGCTTTCTGCTGTAGCACAGGCTGTGAGAGAAGAGCTCAGTAATGCCAGACACAGAGAAACTCAGAAAGCCTGGTTACCTTCCCCTGGAGCCCAGCCAGACTCCTCAGGGTCTTTTAATACCGGGTGAGCTCACCACTGTCTCCTCTCCCGACAGCAGCAAGCTGGAAGCTCTCCTTCCTCCACCTACTTGCCCTTCTGCACCAACCCTGCAGCCGTTCCTGTCTCTGAAACTTCTACCTTTTTGGCAGGCTACAGCCAAGTGGGAGAATTTAAAAGCCCCCAGGGCAGAGATGAAGCAATGCTCAGACACCGAGCACCTCCCTCCTGTAaggggctggggacagaggcAGCCCAGCCAGGAGAACCCTGCTGGTGCAGATTTGGGGCATTTCGAGATGCTCTCCATGGCATCTTGAGAAATCCCTTGCCAGGGCAGCCACAGACCACCTGGGCTTTGGGAAACCATGCAGCCTTGAGGGAAGCCTGGCTCCTGCCTTGCTGGAGAAGAGCCACCCAGCCAGCGGTGGCAGGCAGGCTGCAAGCCTCATCTTGCAGCCGATGCTCTTTCTGGGCACTTCTTCAGGGCTTTTCACTCacgatttttttttcagttacttaattttcagcttctcatgtgcTGCACACCCAGGCCCAGCAAAGGTCAGGCCAGGATCTGCCTGGGACGTCTACAGAAAAACCCTATGTGCATCGACCTGAAAGGCACTCTGTGCTCCCTACATTTAAGTGAGTGTAGTTTTTTCCCAAACAGCTAATTTTTGAcacttttcaaaataacaaaagcaCTCTGGCTGGAGTACCAGACGAAGAGGAGAGACACACTTATATCAGCACAGAGGTTCTTCCCACTTGTTTCTACACAGGATGAAGAGAAACCAGAAACTCTCACCCCTCCACTCCCAAGACAGGCATCCCTAACTATCTGAAGAGGAACCAGGGATACAAGCAGAGGGGTCAGGAAGAGCACATGTGGTAGGACCCTTCGCTACTAACCCTCCTGGCTGCTGAGGCCTGAGCATCTCCACCCAGGAGGCAGCTTGTGTCTAATGTCCATCCATGGGGATATCTTCCCTGGAGTGCTTTAATCTCTTTTTCAAACCATTTGTCTGGGGACACATGGTGCTTCCCTTGGCTTTTCCTCCAAGGATCCCTGCTTGCTTGGACATGGTGGTGCTAGGATCCTTGGCTCTACACTTCCCAGtgctcctctgcagccagcagccacAGTCGAGTTTTCGCCATTATCTGctctttcccctccagcagccccaaGAGCTCCCAGCCAGAACATGCCTGCTTGAGGGACATCACAAGTCTCTCCAGTTTCCCTGGATGCATTACATACCCCACAGATCATAGCAGCAGTATTTATGGGGATGTACTTCCCTGCCATGCAGGCCAAGAGGGGTCAATGGATGGGAGTGGGGTTTGCTTCAGCATCTCAGAGCCTGAGCGAGCCCCCGGCACAGAGACAAGACGCATCCTTCAGACCCAGGAGTCTGGACCTGGGTACTGCTGGCACACCAGGGCAGGATGAGACGTGCCTGCCCGTCAGCTAATAAAACCCTGTGCCCGCATCTCAGTTCATTACTACTCAGTTCATCCAGcatggcacagcagcacaggcagtCCTTGTATCGGCTCCTGCTGACAGGGGCAAAGACTCTTAGAAAGCCCCGTGTTGTATCAGACCTGAGCGCTGCTTGCAAACCACTGTCCTTCCTGGCAGTGATGGTGCACAACCTCCTCTCCCACTGATGCCAGGGACCAACAACCCCAAACTCCCACCAGCAAAGACGAGCGAGGCACGAAGCTTTTCCTTTGAGCCGCTTGCAAAGCGCTGAGGTCTGGTGAGAGTCTCGGATCAGGCTCCTGAAGCCATTCCAGCGTTTGCATTTGAGATGATCAGATAAAAGCACTTCAAACGTGCAGCTTCCCTGCTCCTCGGGTGATTTCTGCCAGGCTAGAAAGGCCAGTCTCTTGACCCTTGGCTGTGGTTTCGCAGAGCCCCAGGAGCTGACCCCAGCCGACAGCAGCGGGGTGCTGCCGGGGGGATGTGGGCTCCATGTCACTCGCATCGCACTCAGTGCAACGGGGTAGTGGGCTGAGCTCCAGCTCTAAGGCCATGTTTAAACAATGATGCCTGCCATTAATCATTTAGGAAACATAAACAAATACTTTTGCTATTTAACAGAATGTTTTTAATAGCTGCAACGAATTTTTAAGCTGTCCCAGCTGTTTGCAGTCTGAGAAACATACTGCGTGTCCACTCATGCAAGTCCCCTCAATGCATGTTTTTCTCACAGTTTCTTTTAAGAAGCTTATTAAACAAACCTCGTAAGCCTTCTTATGCTCGGAGGAATTCTCCACCTTCAGGGACTCATCCCCAGCCAGGTCGATGGCCACCACAGAGTTGTTTCGATACTTCTTGCAGAGCTCCACTACCTCCGGAGACCAGCCTGGAAGAGAGAGTGTCAGGGTTCAGGGGAAAGCATTGGTAAGAGACACACCTTCAGcatttttctaaacaaatcCTGGTCATATAACTAGAAGGCTAGAGCTATTTTCTTTGGTCTTTCCTAAAATGTGATCCTCAAAAAGGAAGCTAACAAACTCCTAGAAAGGTCTGCCATCTTCAGGCTGCTAACTGATTAGTTCATTGTCAATCAAACGGAAATCAAATTCATTTGCCAGCTATAAAGCTGCTCTCatcatggtttttttctgctcacttttggcaggggaaaaaaaagaaaaaaataaaaagaaaacagaaaaaaacctccgAACACAGTGGTGACTGCAGTTGGCCTAAGGTAAGCTGAACTGCACAGCCCATGTACGGTAACATGGTGCGTGGAAGAAATCCCTCAACTCTCTCCTGAGCTTTCCAGGGCTGGGcaagggcaggggaaggaaaaaactgGCCCATCAGATGAGTTTGGGCTGGGAGGGATCTCTGGGGGGCCCCTGTATGACAGTCAGCCCTGCCCTGTCTCAGAGCATCCTCGACTATGCCAGACAAGATGATGGATGCTACTCCTGGTGGGAAGGAGCTGGTCAGCCCCCTGGAAGGTGACCTTTAACACTCgcaaagttttgttgttttggcaTCAGTGAGACAGAGAGTAACAAATGACCAACAACTTCTTCACAGTTATCTCTGATCAGGATAGATAACCTCTGAGAAAGGACGTGCATCTACTAGCTCATACAGCACTTACCCTTAGCAAAAAGGCCAAGAAACAGAGATAAACTGTAGTGTTAATAATTAAGAGGAACCCGCTGTGCATGTAGAATCCCCAGAATCAATGAACACATAAGAAAACACGTGCAAATTAATCTTCTTTTTTCACCAGTTTCCAACTCACCAGATTAGAGCCATTATTTTATTAACAAGTTTAATATGTGCTGGTTCTGGCTGGCATCTCTGCCTTTCTCTCAACACTTCATAAATTATAGGGTTGCTTCCCACTGTTGCAGCACATCCTGAATGTGGCACTAATGACTCTTGTATCAAGCGCATCACTGGCTCCGGGTAAGAGTTGGTGCCCTGGGACAGAGGCATAAAAATGCCAACTCGGATGTCTGCACAAGCAATCCCTCCTGCTGTGCAAGCGCAGCTGCATGTGCCCTCAGGCGCTCCCACTACCTTCTCCCTTTACCACTTGTGTGTTGGCAGGGACAATAACTGCAGACAAGTGTGACACTGCCTCACAGCTTTCCAGTTTCTAcgaagaaaaaagttttcttcctagAAACCAGAAATTTAAAGGTCAAGTTTTCAAAGTATTGTTTGGGATTGAtgtgcaggcaggaaaaaaaaaaccactctcAAATCTCCCAGTTTCCAAAAATATCGTATTTCACACTTCTAGACACAAACTAACCATGTACTCATTAGTAAAAATCTTTCCACCATCTACCCTACTAAGCCTACATAAAACTGTTGTGAGATATGAAGATATTCATAACAAAGTCTTCACATAGAACAGCTACTGTCATACAATCTTGCTCTGACTGCATCTTCCTCTAGAGGAAGATGCTCACAGAGCTCAGCAGCCCAATGAAACACTGGAAATTGGGTTTTCTTCCTATTCTGGGTGAGAGCACCTTTTAACCAACAAAGTTCAGAGCTGCTGATTTTataggaaacattttctttatgtGACTTAAGTATATTTTACTTGTGTTTTCAGCTTAAACCAGCAGAGACTGCAGCCAGAGGATTCTGTGGCTGACCCACGGTCTAGGCTAATGAAGGAGTATGCTGCTGTAGCAGCGTGACCATGAGCAGGGAAAGTGTGAGATCTCATGCCTGGTCCTCCTCCTGTGACTGTCCGCTCTCGGACCCATCAAATGGTCATGGCAGATGCAACTGTTTGCTGTGGCAATGGCTTCAACTGGCCCAAGGAGAGCTCCAGCCTTTGGGCAGGGAGCGAGGTACGAGCAGAAATGAGACCTCCCCCAGGATAGGACAGAAGAGCCCATTTTGTCTCTCTAGCAAGACCTTTCAGATACTGGTTGTACCCACAGACGCCCACTCTCACATCCAGCACACCCTTTCCCCATAGGGAAGAGAGGGCAGGACCCCACCAAGGAAAAGAACTACTCCTTCTCAACACTGTCTGGTCTGGCATCGGACCCAGGGCCACGGGACCGGGGCTTTCCCCGCATTTCTGCAGGGACCTGAACCCAGGGGACGTCACCTCCCGCCACGCATcagggaaggggagcagagcagcaggggaGCTGCAATACATTACTTGGCATATGACGCATGCAGCATAGAATAGACCTGGCTTTGATGCGGAAATCCCTTTCTCCATCCTGTAGTCCCTGATTTACGAGGTTAACGACTTCATCTGGAGTGAGGTCTCCcctgcaggggaagaaaagccaTCAGTGAGAGGCCGGACACCCGccagggaggcaggcaggagccGCAGGTCCAGCCCAGCATCCCTACGGGACACCCCATGCAAAACCCAGGCTGCCCGGGGTCCCACTCGCCTTAACATCCAGAGGAGCGCGACGAGACCGCCCAGAGCTGAAGAGCACCTTTTACACCCGTGCCATGCCCAGATCTACCAGATGTCGGGCACAAAAGCATGCAAAGATGATAGTAAGATTTAGAAGAGCCTCAGAGAACTGGATGCCAAGCCTGCCTGAGCAGAGGAACCTGCTCTTTGCCAGAGCATCTCATTAGGGCACACaactgcctgcagctgggcagggacGAGCACGAGGGCTCAACGCCCATCACAGCACATTTTGCAAGGGGCCACAAGGCCCAGCGCTGATTTAATCAGAGGCACACATCACAGAGGGGATGACATGTAAAGAAGGGATCGGATCACCAGCTCGCTCCAACATTGCCCACTGTCTCTGCGAGCTCAAATTCACATTTTGCAGGCAAGCAATCCATATATGAATGCTGCTTTCCCTCGCACAGAGAACAGCTTCAGCCAGAAGTTTAAGCACAGCCGCTCTGCACATGCAGAATGAGGTGCCCAAAGCAAGGGATGTTAAAACATGGCAGCACACACAGATATTATAAGATGAAAAATGCTATCGATGGGGAAGACAGGTGGAACCATGCTGGCGCTCGCTGCActggaggagagagaaggtTTAGTTACACCAAACTCTGAACACGCGCCAGCTGACCGGCGTGGGCCATGCCTTCTCCATGCCAAACTGGCTACCCACCGGCTCCCCGGCACAGCGGGTTCACTCACTCGGTTTGGCCCCAAGGGATGGGATCTACGCGGCAGTTGGCCAGGAGGTGAGGGCTGTACCGGACCTCCACGTAGATGACACCTTCTTTTGCTTTCGTTTCCACGAGCTCGTAGGCGATCCTCCTCACCGCCTCACGGTCACCCCTGCAAGGGACAGTAGTGGGACCCATCACCGGCACTCATCACCCTCGGGGTGGGTGAGGTGACCTCCAAGGCTGAGCAACTTTAGCCAAGGAGTCCTGCCAAgggttgaggaggaagaagtaaaaTGCAGGGTACTTACGCAATGGCAGGCATGTAGTGATTAAACTTTTCTAGAAACTGTGTAAGTGTCAGTGGTGTTTTGTAGCTGACATGCTTCAGGAGGTCGTCAACAGTGCTGCcagggagaggaacccctcttTTCCTAGAAACGAAGCCACATATTACTGATGGGGAAGGCTATCGCATTTTTAATCAGTCCATTTCGTAGAGCAATCGCATCCCAAGCTGGCAGCATTAACCTccatttcttcacagaaaagatATGGCACACGTTGTCCTTCCAAAATCTCGCAGATGCAGCCCTGAGCCtcagcagggaggaaggcaaTCCAAAATGCAGGCAAAGCACAAACAAATCGAAATACAAGCCCAGACTGACCCAGCAGGAACACAGCCAGAGCACATTTGAAGCTTAAGGAGGAGTTCATCTAAAGGTGCTCTGGATTATTTCTTGGCAGCTCCTAGTCCTAGCAGCAGAATTGACAGAATTCTTTAGAAAAGTTAATTTCCATTTATGCAGGTGCAAATGCTTTAGAAATTGTGGAGATGCTCCCAGGCGCAGGATCACGCATGCAGAAGTGTCATGGCTCGTGTGTTTAATGCCGGCAGCTCCTGCAAGCAAGCCGGTTTCCAAGCCCAACATCATGGTGGGGACACTTCCCACGCAGGAGAAAACAGCAGTCCCAACAACTGCTCTCACCAAAGGGATGGAGATGGTAAAGCCCACCTAAACGCTTCCAAGAGGGAAAAGGCTGTTTGTCCCCGGAGCCCTGGGTGGGTGGAGGTGTCCTCGGTGGGGTGACAGCCAGGCTCAAGGGGGCTGCCAGCCAAGGATGCTGCATGCTTCCCAGGCAGGCTTACCACCCCACACCCTGTTACCCTGCACATGCCAACCTAAATTAGGAATAATAACTAGACATTTGGTTTTAATCCTTTTTCCTGCCACAATGAATTACAGCCAATCGATGGATCTCTCTGCTAATAGAGACAAAACACCACAGACAGCTTTAGTGTCCCAATGCCAGCAACCATCCCGATGAGCAATCTGCAGGGAAGCAGCCCAAAGGACCCTGCTCCTGGGCTCAGTAAACATTGCTCATTCCCTGCTCACGCAGGAAGGAAACCAGCCCCGCGCTCAGCCTTCACATGCAATCTGCACAGATTAAGTTGCTGGCACTTGGCAGGGGACGTTCGTCACTGCCAAGGCATAGGTTTTCCTCCCCGGCTTGCCCTTTCCGTGGCACTGACACATTGGTCCCTGCTCCAGGAACCAGCCCCTGTCTTCCTCCACCTGCCCAGGGAAAGTTCCCTACAGCAAAGCCATTTCCCTGACCTCTTTAATGTGCTTCCCGAAGGATTGCCTCCACGCAGCCAGAAGCGACAGCACTTTGGGATAATCCGCAGAGCAGAGACACTAGAGTGAGGTCTCCGGCTGAGGGGCTCTGGTGAATCTTGCCAACATGGCTCTGGGAGCTGCTAGTGTCCCATCCAACCCGCCGGGTAGGTGGGAGTCTTCCCACAGCAAAGCTGCCCCAGGGGAACATGCTTGCGCCTGCCGGCACCTCAGCATCCTGCCCAGAGCTACCTCCAGCCACAGGTAGCACCACGCACACTGTCCCACCGTGGAGAGGACACCTCTCCCGGGGACACCCAGTCCCACCAGGGGTCTGCCATGGCTCTAAACCGTttggctgggcaggggggatgCAATGCCTGACCCAGACCTGACAGAATTGGAGCCAAAGTTTCTAAAAATGGCAGAGTTCAGCCACTGCCCAAGGGGACTTGTGCATCCCAACAGCTTCAGGTTATTTGTACGTGGTCAGCCACCACCTGGCAAATTTATTTCTAGCtctttacctttaaaaatagaCCACAAGCAGCTTTCTGTGTCCAGGGTGAGGTTATTAAGGCAGTCCCCTAGTCTCCTGCAGTGCCCTGTTGCTTTTATATTTGTGTGAGCGCTAGTTTTAGAGCCCATGAATAGCACAGACTCGCTCCACCCCAGCCAAGCGTGGCACCCCCGGGGCTGGCAGCCCCGGGGGATGCCAgggctgtttaaaaataagagagGACTCCAGCACACACTTGGGCAATGAAGGTTTCAGTCCTAAGCAAGGGAGAGGCATGGGAGCCTCAGATGGCTGGTGCCTCCCAGGCCTCAGGGCTCCTACAACCCTCCTGAGGGACTACACCAGCATTTGTcctttgctggcagcagggatcCAGCAGAGACCCAGGGAGTCAGCACTGACTCTTCTGTCCATCGGGACTTGTattccagccctgcagcccaccagcagcacaggcagggccaGCAGGAACCCTGACATCCTGCAACGAATGAGATGGGCATCTCTGATCCACCTTCTTTACTCTGACTGCACTGCAAAATGTATGGCCACTCGctgcagaaaaagctgctgTAGAAAGAGTATTTCCCCCTAGGACCGCACTGCCTTGGAGTCTGCTGGGCTCACAGGATGCCAGAACCACTTCCTATCCTACTCAGAACTGACTTCCTCCCACAAGTACCAGAGTCGTGCCTAAAAGCCATTTCCTGAAATCTTTAAGCTTTCCAGCTTCTTGATCTGAGGGTATCTGCTAGGCTCCATTAGCTTTCTGAATAGCGACAGCTAGAAGAAGCCTTCAGTTTATTTTGCTTACAACCGTGGGGCCAGGTCCTCGCACCAGTTAATCATTCACCTTGGTGCTTCCCACACGAGCTACACTGAAGTAAGAAGATGCATGTAGGCTCTGTCAAGGAAACAACCTCTGTTTAAGTCACTGCCAAGTGCTTTCTCGGGTGACCCTCACAGGAGCATGACTCCTTGACTGCTGGCACCAGGCAGACAGCCTGGAGTTCAAAGGCACACAGccacagggcaggcaggagcaccCAAGCTGGTTTTTCCTCCCAAGACCGTGGTACGGCACCACCAAGAAGCAGCTCCCAGCCCGCTTTCATTTTACTCGCTTTGGCAATTAGGaatgtggaaaaagaaatgagaatacACTGACTCTGCCGCTTCCCAGGTACACTTCAAAGGCAGACACCTCTATTTATGAGACttcttctgtccttttctcACGGTGGCTCCTCTTCGCTTGCCCAGCTCACAGGACCGATGACCACCTCGCTCACGCTCCTGCTACCAgcgcagccctgctgcagcactgccttTTGGGAAGTGCTCCATCTTCTCGCACCGTGCGGCCACAGGACCCATCTGTGCAGAGATGAGACCAGCACCAGCCAGGTTTGCTGCCTGGACAACGGAGGAGAGAGCTTTCCCAGCCTGCCAGCACAAGCTCTTCTGTCGGAGAATTGGACAAGCAGAAGGGATGATGCTTTTGAACTGCAGCTCCCACCGCTTTCTTCCCCCTGCAACTCACCTGCCGAAGTGCAAGATTGTTTCTGGTCTAATTGCTCCATCCAGGTGGACGTGAAGCTCTACCTGCAGTAGGATAAAGAGAAATCGCTGAGGTACTCTTAGAGCTGCAGCAAAAGTTTAGAGATAAGCAGCTGGTGCTAACGCAGGTATAAATGCAGCCAATACGGGGACAAAGTCATGACAAGGAAGCACAAATACATTCTTAAAATACCATCATTATatagtttatttttcaatatcCAAGTATTGTCCACATATCTTCTtattgctgctgcagctcacaCATTTAATGGATCCTTAGAAATTTATTCTGTTTCCAGTAATTTTCAGGAACTTGCCCTATCCTTATTTAGCTTGCATGGCTTAGAGTTTGGGAAGAgtgaaaaaagcaaaccccaaacacctTCGCTTTCCAGCTTGCTCCTTCTTGAATTCACAGACATCCAAGCATCAATTAATTCGCTGAGAGTCATTACACAAAAACTTTGACTGCACTTCCAAGGATCAGCTTCTGATACATTGTTAATTACTTGGTATTATCAGAGCTTACAGGCTTTCTAATCCTACACATGCAGTCAgtcccatggtacaaggtgctgtaaaaaataaaaagaacaagagTTGCCCCATAGAGCTAACAAGCtgatttcaaaaccaaaacacttaaATTTTGACTCATTAAAAATGGGACAGTAACTCAGATCTCTTCACTCTTAAACTCTCTTTCCCGATTATTGCTGAAACAATGAATTTTGGAGAAAGAAccccagaaaagcaaaagctagtTTTTTCCATTAGACATCTGGGCCTTTTGGAGGAACGTGACAAATGTAATTTGGAAGTCGAACTGGGAAGGAAAATATTAGCTGTAAAATGTTTCAGCTAGATCTTCATATTTCCAGAACTGCTTTCTTTTAAGCAATGGAATAGCTTACAAaatagatatttattttttttaatgaaactctAGAGTAGCAACTTAATACACAAAGTTCTTGTTAGTTATAACATTGTGCAAATTTTCCTGTGTAGATGATTGCTGCAGGATGCTGAGGATAAGAATTGAGTAGGATTCAGAAGAGGACTGGATAATTGCATGGATAACTAAACTACCCAGGGTTACTAATTAAAACCCACAAACCCTCTGGCATCAGGGTATGTATCAAACAATAACCAACTATGAGgtgctggaagaaaaatgagtaaGCAGTCCATACAAGCAGGGCAATGTGTAATTGTCCACCTCTAGACCCTTTGGCTCTCCCCTGAAGCATCCGTGAGCAGCTGATGTGAGCTTAACGCTGCTGGCCCAGCTCCCAGtgcagggctggcagtgccCATCTCTGGGACACCCACTGATGCCTGTGAGCTCGCTCCCATCCCCACCTCCTCCCGCAGCTCTAGGCAGCTCGAGCTGCTGATCCTGCACCATTGCAATCAGCTGGCCCAGGGGTCACAAATATCCCCACTGACATCCCTACTAGCAGATTGTAAAAAGATACCCCTGTCACTTCGCCTACCCTCAAGACACCATCTGAATCTACAGGGATGAAGATTTTAAAAGGGCAAATCCTGATCTTTTCCCCCCACCTTGAGTTATGCAATCCTGCTTATGAGGGCTAAATGTcctgagaagcagcaaataaaataacagaCTACAGACATGATCCACATTGCCAGATGTGGACGCCTGGCACATTTTCCAATCTTGAGCTCTGATTCCTATTTCAGAACCATGCAAGATCCATTCCTTGAGGTTTTCAACAGCCCTCGTGACCTTCTGATGGAGTTACAGGCTTGAAACTCACTTGTGCTGGATATAAAAACCAAGCAACCCAAACCTACTGGGGTCTTCTCACTCTAAGCATTTCTCAAGCATTTCCTGCAAGAACATCCCAACATGAC comes from the Haliaeetus albicilla chromosome 2, bHalAlb1.1, whole genome shotgun sequence genome and includes:
- the ADA gene encoding adenosine deaminase; translated protein: MERGLRVFGDPKVELHVHLDGAIRPETILHFGRKRGVPLPGSTVDDLLKHVSYKTPLTLTQFLEKFNHYMPAIAGDREAVRRIAYELVETKAKEGVIYVEVRYSPHLLANCRVDPIPWGQTEGDLTPDEVVNLVNQGLQDGERDFRIKARSILCCMRHMPSWSPEVVELCKKYRNNSVVAIDLAGDESLKVENSSEHKKAYEEAERCGIHRTVHAGEAGPPAMIKEAVYLLKAERIGHGYHVLEDPELYKELLRAKMHFEVCPWSSYLTGACLPDFGKHPVAQFRKDRANYSISTDDPLIFNSSIDKDYSIVKDYMGFTEEEFKRVNINAAQSSFLPEKEKQELLDTLYEAYGMVPSAS